One genomic segment of Pseudorasbora parva isolate DD20220531a chromosome 6, ASM2467924v1, whole genome shotgun sequence includes these proteins:
- the LOC137078278 gene encoding uncharacterized protein, producing the protein MGVSVFMMLFFLCHQLVLNGFASPIGRRLYQTDIEQVRLEGKDSSLPLPCVNKQNPTPQVVVKCNMAVVLSLMNASALTVQKVIDGRMTESSPVPAEADGKLIESSPVPTEVDGKLTESSPVPTEVAGKLTESSPVPTEVAGKLTESSPVPTEVAGKLTESRPAPTEVAGKLTESRPVPTVVAGKLTESRPVPTEVAGKLTESRPVPAEVAGKLTESRPVPAEVAGKLTESSPVPTEVAGKLTESNSVPAEVEGTLTESSPVPTEVDGKLTESSPVPAEVDGKLTESSPAPTEVAGNLTESSPKPAEVDGKVTESNSVPAEVEGTLTESSPVPTEVAGKLTESSPVPAEVDGKVTESNSVPAEVEGTLTESSPVPTEVAGKLTESSPVPTEVAGKLTESSPVPAEVDGKVTESNSVPAEVEGTLTESSPVPTEVAGKLTESSPVPTEVAGKLTESSPVPAEVDGKVTESNSVPAEVEGTLTESSPVPTEVAGKLTESSPVPAEVDGKSTESSPVPAEVAGKLTKSRPVPSEVDGNVTESSPVPTEVDGKLTESSPVPTEVAGKLTESNSVPAEVDGKLTESIHVPTQCSCVPVEVDGKLPESSHDPTEESRPVPPEVADKLTESSSVPIEESGPVPTEVAGKLREPSPVPTEVAGKLRESSPVPTEDAGKLTESSNVSTEESRPVPAEVDGKVTESSPVSVEVAGKLTESSNVSTEESRHVTAEVDGKVTESRPVPTEADGKLTESRPVPTEADGKVTESSSVPIEESSPVPTGVAGNLTESSPVPTEVAGKLTESSNVPIEESSPVPTEVAGKLTESRPVPTEADGKVTESRPVPTEVAGKLTESSNVPIEESRPVPTEVAVKLTESSNVPIEESRPVPTEVAGKLAESSNVPIEESSPVPTEVAGNLTESSPVPTEVAGKLTESSNVPIEESRPVPTEVAGKLTESSNVPIEESRPVPTEVAGKLTESSNVPIEESRPVPTEVAGKLTESSNVPIEESSPVPTEVAGKLTESSSVPIEESSPVPTEVAGKLTESSSVPIEESSPVPTEVAGKLAESSSVRIEESRPVPTEVAGKVTESSPLPTEGSGNLIEASVPIEESRPVPTEVAGKVTESSPVPTEVAGKLTESGPVPVEVDGKLTESSNVPIEESSPVPIKADGKLTESSNVPIEESRLVPTEVDDKLTESIPVPTEVAGKLTESSSVSA; encoded by the exons ATGGGGGTTTCAGTCTTTATGATGTTGTTCTTTTTGTGTCACCAACTGGTGCTCAATG GATTTGCATCTCCAATTGGGCGTCGGTTATACCAGACTGATATTGAGCAAGTACGTTTGGAAGGCAAAG ATAGCTCCTTGCCTCTTCCttgtgtaaacaaacaaaatccAACACCACAAGTGGTAGTGAAGTGTAATATGGCTGTTGTGCTCTCTTTGATGAATGCATCTGCGCTAACTGTCCAAAAAG TCATTGATGGGAGGATGACAGAATCCAGTCCAGTGCCAGCTGAGGCTGATGGGAAGTTGATAGAATCCAGCCCTGTCCCAACTGAGGTTGATGGCAAGTTGACAGAATCCAGTCCTGTCCCAACTGAGGTTGCTGGCAAGTTGACAGAATCCAGTCCTGTCCCAACTGAGGTTGCTGGCAAGTTGACAGAATCCAGTCCTGTCCCAACTGAGGTTGCTGGCAAGTTGACAGAATCCCGTCCTGCCCCAACTGAGGTTGCTGGCAAGTTGACAGAATCCCGTCCTGTCCCAACTGTGGTTGCTGGCAAGTTGACAGAATCCAGACCTGTCCCAACTGAGGTTGCTGGCAAGTTGACAGAATCCAGACCTGTGCCAGCTGAGGTTGCTGGCAAGTTGACAGAATCCAGACCTGTGCCAGCTGAGGTTGCTGGCAAGTTGACAGAATCCAGTCCTGTCCCAACTGAGGTTGCTGGCAAGTTGACAGAATCCAACTCTGTGCCAGCTGAGGTTGAGGGCACATTGACAGAATCCAGCCCTGTGCCAACTGAGGTTGATGGCAAGTTGACAGAATCCAGCCCTGTGCCAGCTGAGGTTGATGGCAAGTTGACAGAATCCAGCCCTGCCCCAACTGAGGTTGCTGGCAATTTGACAGAATCCAGCCCTAAGCCAGCTGAGGTTGATGGGAAGGTGACAGAATCCAACTCTGTGCCAGCTGAGGTTGAGGGCACATTGACAGAATCCAGCCCTGTCCCAACTGAGGTTGCTGGCAAGTTGACAGAATCCAGCCCTGTGCCAGCTGAGGTTGATGGGAAGGTGACAGAATCCAACTCTGTGCCAGCTGAGGTTGAGGGCACATTGACAGAATCCAGCCCTGTCCCAACTGAGGTTGCTGGCAAGTTGACAGAATCCAGCCCTGTCCCAACTGAGGTTGCTGGCAAGTTGACAGAATCCAGCCCTGTGCCAGCTGAGGTTGATGGGAAGGTGACAGAATCCAACTCTGTGCCAGCTGAGGTTGAGGGCACATTGACAGAATCCAGCCCTGTCCCAACTGAGGTTGCTGGCAAGTTGACAGAATCCAGCCCTGTCCCAACTGAGGTTGCTGGCAAGTTGACAGAATCCAGTCCTGTGCCAGCTGAGGTTGATGGGAAGGTGACAGAATCCAACTCTGTGCCAGCTGAGGTTGAGGGCACATTGACAGAATCCAGCCCTGTCCCAACTGAGGTTGCTGGCAAGTTGACAGAATCCAGCCCTGTGCCAGCTGAGGTTGATGGGAAGTCGACAGAATCCAGCCCTGTGCCAGCTGAGGTCGCTGGCAAGTTGACCAAATCCAGACCTGTGCCATCTGAGGTTGATGGGAATGTGACAGAATCCAGCCCTGTGCCAACTGAGGTTGATGGGAAGTTGACAGAATCCAGCCCTGTCCCAACTGAGGTTGCTGGCAAGTTGACAGAATCCAACTCCGTGCCAGCTGAGGTTGATGGCAAGTTGACGGAATCCATCCATGTCCCCACTCAGTGCAGCTGTGTACCAGTTGAGGTTGATGGGAAGTTGCCAGAATCCAGCCATGACCCCACTGAGGAGTCCAGACCTGTGCCTCCTGAGGTTGCTGACAAGTTGACAGAATCCAGCAGTGTCCCGATTGAGGAGTCAGGCCCTGTGCCAACTGAGGTTGCTGGCAAGTTGAGAGAACCTAGCCCAGTCCCCACTGAGGTTGCTGGCAAGTTGAGAGAATCCAGCCCTGTGCCAACTGAGGATGCTGGGAAGTTGACAGAATCCAGCAATGTCTCCACTGAGGAGTCCAGACCTGTGCCAGCTGAGGTTGATGGGAAGGTGACAGAATCCAGCCCTGTGTCAGTTGAGGTTGCTGGGAAGTTGACAGAATCCAGCAATGTCTCCACTGAGGAGTCCAGACATGTGACAGCTGAGGTTGATGGGAAGGTGACAGAATCCAGACCTGTGCCAACTGAGGCTGATGGCAAGTTGACAGAATCCAGACCTGTGCCAACTGAGGCTGATGGGAAGGTGACCGAATCCAGCAGTGTCCCAATTGAGGAGTCCAGCCCTGTGCCAACTGGGGTTGCTGGGAATTTGACAGAATCCAGCCCTGTGCCAACTGAGGTTGCTGGCAAGTTGACAGAATCCAGCAATGTCCCCATTGAGGAGTCCAGCCCTGTGCCGACTGAGGTTGCTGGGAAGTTGACAGAATCCAGACCTGTGCCAACTGAGGCTGATGGGAAGGTGACAGAATCCAGACCTGTGCCAACTGAGGTTGCTGGCAAGTTGACAGAATCCAGCAATGTCCCCATTGAGGAGTCCAGACCTGTGCCAACTGAGGTTGCTGTCAAGTTGACAGAATCCAGCAATGTCCCCATTGAGGAGTCCAGACCTGTGCCAACTGAGGTTGCTGGGAAGTTGGCAGAATCCAGCAATGTCCCCATTGAGGAGTCCAGCCCTGTGCCAACTGAGGTTGCTGGGAATTTGACAGAATCCAGCCCTGTGCCAACTGAGGTTGCTGGCAAGTTGACAGAATCCAGCAATGTCCCCATTGAGGAGTCCAGACCTGTGCCAACTGAGGTTGCTGGCAAGTTGACAGAATCCAGCAATGTCCCCATTGAGGAGTCCAGACCTGTGCCAACTGAGGTTGCTGGCAAGTTGACAGAATCCAGCAATGTCCCCATTGAGGAGTCCAGACCTGTGCCAACTGAGGTTGCTGGCAAGTTGACAGAATCCAGCAATGTCCCCATTGAGGAGTCCAGCCCTGTGCCAACTGAGGTTGCTGGCAAGTTGACAGAATCCAGCAGTGTCCCCATTGAGGAGTCCAGCCCTGTGCCAACTGAGGTTGCTGGCAAGTTGACAGAATCCAGCAGTGTCCCCATTGAGGAGTCCAGCCCTGTGCCAACTGAGGTTGCTGGGAAGTTGGCAGAATCCAGCAGTGTCCGCATTGAGGAGTCCAGACCTGTCCCCACTGAGGTTGCTGGCAAGGTGACCGAATCCAGCCCTCTGCCAACTGAGGGTTCTGGGAATTTGATAGAAGCCAGTGTCCCCATTGAGGAGTCCAGACCTGTCCCCACTGAGGTTGCTGGGAAGGTGACCGAATCCAGCCCTGTGCCAACTGAGGTTGCTGGCAAGTTGACAGAATCCGGGCCTGTGCCAGTTGAGGTTGACGGGAAGTTGACAGAATCCAGCAATGTCCCCATTGAGGAGTCCAGCCCTGTGCCAATTAAGGCTGATGGCAAGTTGACAGAATCCAGCAATGTCCCCATTGAGGAGTCCAGACTTGTGCCAACTGAGGTTGATGACAAGTTGACAGAATCCATCCCTGTCCCCACTGAGGTTGCTGGGAAGTTGACAGAATCCAGCTCTGTGTCTGCTTAA